The genomic interval TTAAAGTATAGAAAAATAATAAATTATAAAAATTCAGCCCGATTTTCAATCGTATTGATTAAAAAACCGGGCTAATTTATGAAACTGGATTTTTCTTAATTTTTCTATTTCTTTTTAAGCATCTGAGGAATTCCAATCTTTCTGATCGATGCAGATGTGCTGTCAATGCCCAGGTTTTTAAGGATATCAGCTGAAAGGTTTGCGGTTGAATCCCGGGCATACAATACGACCGGCCAAATGTCTCCACCGTCAGGATTTAAATCCATTCTTAAAACGAATGCATAATTCTTTTGCCTTCCAGCAAATATGATCGCATCATTTACCTTTTGTCTGATCGGAGTGAATTTTTTAATGTAATACTCTCTGAGCTCATTCACCGAATTGGCCTGAAAATCCTCATACGATTTTTTCAGGTTTTCAAGTTCCAGTGCTTTATCGCGTAAAATCGTTTGTTCTGATTTTCCTGCAACCAGTTTTTCAAATGCCACAGATTTCGCTTCAAATTCATCATATTTTTCTTTGAGGATCTTATCATACTGCTGACTTTTTGTAATAATTTCCAGGTTGAGCTTCTTGAATTCAGGCAGATTTTCAAAGATATATTGCTGATCAACAAAGCCGATTTTATCATGCTGATCCTGCCCATAACTTACACTCAGTTTCAAGCAAAAGAAGATCAAAAGTACAGATAAGTATCTCATAATGATTTAATTGGAAAAAAGGTGAAACATGATGTGCTAACGGAAAATATGATTTTCTATTATCTTAAAAAATGTTAAAAGTGTGGACTCGACTTTCAATGGCGGAAAAAGGAAACTTCTGAACTTTCACAACAGAAAAGTTTACGTAAAAGCGTGAAGTCGAGCGGAAAAACCACTTAAAAACCTTTGCTCAAAGTAATTGGTTTTCCAGACACCATTATTAAACTTCATAACTTAAATTAGCATAATAACAGTATTTTATAGTAATACAGGTGCTTTTTGTTAAATTGGCATTAATTACTAATTCATGGATCTTATGTACTCCCGTTATAATTTGTTGATTACATTATTACTGTTATTTGTCTTTGGTAATCAGGCAATTGCCCAGCATCCTGAAACATTAAAAACCGGTTCAGCGGCACCTGATTTTAATTTGAAAGGAATTGACGGGAAAAATTATACTTTAAAAAGCTTTGCCGCCAATCCGATTCTGGCCATTGTATTTTCGTGTAACCATTGCCCGACTGCACAGGCTTATGAGGAACGTATAAAAAAACTTGCCTCAGATTTCAAAACGCAAAAAGTGGGGCTGGTTGTTATTTCTTCCAATGATCCTAACGCGATCAGGCTGGATGAACTCGGATATACGGATCTGAGTGATACTTACGAAGAAATGAAAATCAGGGCAAAAGACCTGAATTTCAATTTCCCATATTTGTATGATGGTGATACACAAAAAACCGCATTGGCATATGGGCCAGTAGCCACCCCGCATATATTTATTTTTGACAAAGAGAGAAAACTTCAATACAACGGCAGGATCGACGATGTAGAAAAACCTACAAAAACACCTAACAATAGCGACGCGCGTAAGGCAATTGAAGAACTGCTTGCCGGTAAGCCTGTTACCAATCCAACGACCAAAACCTTTGGTTGTTCCATGAAATGGATGGATAAAGAGCAGGGAGTGGAAAAGGAAAAAGCCGCCTGGGCAAAAGAACTTGTAACATTGGAAACAATTGATGATGCCGGATTAAAGGAACTTATTGCTAATAAATCCGACAAATTAAGGCTCATCAATGTCTGGGCAACGTGGTGTGGACCTTGTGTGACTGAGTTTCCGGATTTTATGCAAATGCAGCACATGTACCGTGGCCGTGACTTCGAGTTCGTTTCAATCAGCGCCGACAGTCCGGATAAAAAGGATAAAGCTTTGAAATTTTTGCGGGGAAAATTCGCCTCCAATAAAAATTATATTTTTAATGTAGATGATAAGTATAAACTAATTGAAGCCGTGGATCCAAAATGGCAGGGTGCTTTGCCTTATACTTTGCTTGTAGAGCCAGGCGGAAAAATCGTATATGCCGGTCAGGGGCCAATTAATCCTCATAAGATCAAAAAACTGATTGTGGAGAATAAATATGTTGGAAGATATTATTGAGGTGTAGCAATATCCTTGCCTTAAACACAAACAATCAAAATCATTTCAAACGGAGCAATAAACTAAAAAGTATTTCAAAAAAATAACCAATTCATTATGCAAAATCAAGACATTACAAGACGACAATTCCTAAGCGCCTCTTCTATGGCTGCGGCAGGAGTGGTACTATTTTCGGGATCGACTTTCGGTATGCCTGCCTATATCAAAAATCTGGGGAAACCCAATTCACTTTTTAATGGCGTTCAGATCGGTGCAATTACTTATTCGTGGCGCAGTATGCCAGGTAGTGCAGAGCAGATATTACAATATTGTATTGATTGTAATATCAGCGCTATTGAACTGATGGGGCCAACAGGTGAATCCTTTGCAGGTGCGCCAACAGCTCCTCCGCGTCCATCGGGTCCGCCACCTGCTGGCGGGCAGCGGCCGGAACAAACACCTGAACAAAAAGCAGCACAGGCGGAATACAATACCAAAATGGCCGAATGGCGCGCAAAAGTTCCCATGGATAAATTTGTTCAGCTTGGGAAAATGTATAAAGATGCCGGAGTAAGTATTTATGCGTTCAAACCTTCTGCTTTGGGTGAAAATAATACAGATGCAGAGGTTGATTATGCTTTCCGGGCAGCAAAAGCGATGGGAGCAAACCAGGCTAATATAGAATTACCCAACGATCCTGCACAAACAAAACGCCTTGGTGATATTGCGGCAAAAAACAAGGTCTATGTAGGTTATCATGGGCACACGCAGCAAACACCAACATGGTGGGATGTGGCTTTGAGCCAGTCGAAGTACAATGCAATGAATTTTGACATGGGCCATTATGTGGCAGCTGGTTTTAATCCGCTTGAACTCATTCAGGCAAAACATGACCACATTGTAAGTATGCATGTGAAGGACAGAAAATCAAAAGAAAATGGTGGTGCCAATGTGCCCTGGGGAACAGGTGACACGCCAATTATAGCGGCGTTGGAACTGATGCGCAAAAACAAATACAAATTTCCTGCAACTATAGAACTGGAATACGATATTCCGGCAGGATCAGACGCTGTGAAGGAAACGGCAAAATGTGTCGAATATGCACGGAAGGCATTGATGGCTTAGATTTTTGTTTCGCCGTTGTTGGCTGCAATATCAATAACGGCGATTCTTTTATCCCATTTTCTTCACTCACTTTTATACTTCAATGAAAAAGTTTCCAAAGTATCCTTCTCCCATTTTTGCCGGTTTTCCAGCTTAATACTTCCCGCTCCGGGAGCCAGAACTTTAAATTTGAAAATATGTTTTCCACCGCCGCCAGCTGCTGATGAGGCTGTTTTGAAGCTGTCGCTGGCTAATTCTATCTGACTTGAATTGTGTTCTGTGGTTTCCCACATATAACCAGTAGTTGGGTTTTCACTTAATGTAATGTGAATAACATCTCCCGGCGATACCTCAATCGTTCCATAGGAATCGCTATTGCTCACGTTGATTGTAGCCATAATGATAATTTGGTTTTTAGACACAAAAGGATGTATTTCCGCCTGATTAATGATGAAGTAAGATCCTGAAATGGAGCAAACTTAATTTAACCAGGCAAAAAATACATCCGGTATGATTTACTGTTTGATTCTCATCTAGAAAATGTACATCTCGTTTACATTGCCGGCATCGACGGAGTAATCAATCTGGCAATTTTTTGTTCTGGCCTGAGCAGCGAGTATTGACATGGCTGCGCTGGCCGAATCGTAAGTAACTGCCAGTTTTACCCATCCTACGCCTGCAATGCTCATCCAGGAATTACGTGCATGCTTTGTGTTATAAAGTCCGTTTACCCGTTTGTCTCTATTCCATACGGCAGCTCCAAAAGAATCCTCCATGCTTAATATTTCACCACTGGCACTTGGTGGTGACAGGGCAGGTGCGTTTTCCTGACGTGAAGAGAGTGAGGTACCATCCATTTCTACTTTAACACTAGGTTCAGTGCCATTGGATACAGAAGCAGATGATTCTTGTGCGGGCATTGTTTTTACTGGTGATTTCATGATTTATTGATTTAAAAAATTAGAATACATACAAGACACTAATCATCTCTGTTTCGTCAATCGTCAGATTAACAGTGGATCCAACAGTTTTGGCAGTAGCCAGATCAGTTACCAGATTGGTAAAGCCAATATCATTGTTGTTGGATATTTTTTTCCAGCCAATGTCTGAAATATATGCCCACGCGTTGCGGTTTTCATTATTAGCCCACAATCCGGTCACTTTCTTAGCATTGATGTCGTAGCTTCCTACCACACTGTTAGCACCATAAACCTGAGCTTCGATACCACATTGGCCGTAGCCAATCCTGAAAAATCCTGATTCTCCAAATCCTGTTCCCCAGCTGTTTTTGCAAATCCAGCATTCCAGCGCGTCGCTGTACCCTACGATACATACACAATGACCGCCTCGCAGATCGTTACTTGTTTTTTTGTATACGCCCGATGTATAACTATAAAAATCTGCATATACAGAAAAACAGGCTTCTATCGGGCCTTTGGAAGCGATCCATTCTTTGATTGCACTGATTCCATTTACTTTGGCATATCCGGAAATTTTAGTAACCCGGTTTGCCCAGTCAGCACATCTGTTGGTACAATTCTGGTCGGCGGGCGTATAAGGGTAACAGGCTTCATCAGCCACACCAATATCCCGGAAACCGATCATGGCATTTTCCGGCCACCATCCGTTGCTGCAGTTCCGTCCTTGCGAGCGTGCTATGCAGTGAAACAGATGTGCTTCGGATAAATCAACGTTAAATGCGGCACCTCTCTGAATTTTAATTCTGCTTTCAACTGAGGCTATTGTTCCAAATGCTACGCAGGAACCGCAGCTTGACTGATTTTTAACAGGGGTAACATAGTTCAACCCGCCATTATTCCGCCAGTCGAATTGTGCCGGGGCTGTAAATTCCTGGTTGCCAGCTAATAATGACGCTTTAAATGCGTTGTAATTTTCGGCGCTTATACGTTCCTGTACTTCTAATGGTTCGTCGTTTGGACCTGGTGTATAACCAAGAAAATTGTCTTTTTCCTGGTCGCTCATACGGAAGAACTGATTTTCACTGGCTTGCCAGGAATGTCCGGCATTTGCGATTGCTTCCTGAATCTCCTTAATATTTTGCTTTGCCATTTTCTGATTTTTGAAATATTTTAAAATAATTTGACACGCATTCCGACAGCAACATACAACACCGGTATTTTTGTATTTTGAAATCGTATTATTGGAATACTATAAAAATTTCAGTAAATATTTACACTGCAAAGTTTGGCTTAAATCAAAATAGTTTTTAGCGTATTATTACCTGTTTTGATTGAGTAAGGTTACCCGAAATACCAATAGACCGAACCGTTATTAAGTAAACGTTTGGTTGCTTTTGGATAAAATATATAAAAAACTTTATTGATAAACAGTCGGTTACCTAATTTCAACACTTCTATTTTAATGGAATTATCGCTTGCTGTAACTTTCTTGTGTTAGCAGGGAAAGCAGAAGATTTAAAAATAAAGTTGCTGATATACTAAAT from Dyadobacter sp. NIV53 carries:
- a CDS encoding OmpH family outer membrane protein codes for the protein MRYLSVLLIFFCLKLSVSYGQDQHDKIGFVDQQYIFENLPEFKKLNLEIITKSQQYDKILKEKYDEFEAKSVAFEKLVAGKSEQTILRDKALELENLKKSYEDFQANSVNELREYYIKKFTPIRQKVNDAIIFAGRQKNYAFVLRMDLNPDGGDIWPVVLYARDSTANLSADILKNLGIDSTSASIRKIGIPQMLKKK
- a CDS encoding redoxin domain-containing protein translates to MYSRYNLLITLLLLFVFGNQAIAQHPETLKTGSAAPDFNLKGIDGKNYTLKSFAANPILAIVFSCNHCPTAQAYEERIKKLASDFKTQKVGLVVISSNDPNAIRLDELGYTDLSDTYEEMKIRAKDLNFNFPYLYDGDTQKTALAYGPVATPHIFIFDKERKLQYNGRIDDVEKPTKTPNNSDARKAIEELLAGKPVTNPTTKTFGCSMKWMDKEQGVEKEKAAWAKELVTLETIDDAGLKELIANKSDKLRLINVWATWCGPCVTEFPDFMQMQHMYRGRDFEFVSISADSPDKKDKALKFLRGKFASNKNYIFNVDDKYKLIEAVDPKWQGALPYTLLVEPGGKIVYAGQGPINPHKIKKLIVENKYVGRYY
- a CDS encoding sugar phosphate isomerase/epimerase, which gives rise to MQNQDITRRQFLSASSMAAAGVVLFSGSTFGMPAYIKNLGKPNSLFNGVQIGAITYSWRSMPGSAEQILQYCIDCNISAIELMGPTGESFAGAPTAPPRPSGPPPAGGQRPEQTPEQKAAQAEYNTKMAEWRAKVPMDKFVQLGKMYKDAGVSIYAFKPSALGENNTDAEVDYAFRAAKAMGANQANIELPNDPAQTKRLGDIAAKNKVYVGYHGHTQQTPTWWDVALSQSKYNAMNFDMGHYVAAGFNPLELIQAKHDHIVSMHVKDRKSKENGGANVPWGTGDTPIIAALELMRKNKYKFPATIELEYDIPAGSDAVKETAKCVEYARKALMA
- a CDS encoding protease inhibitor I42 family protein, producing MATINVSNSDSYGTIEVSPGDVIHITLSENPTTGYMWETTEHNSSQIELASDSFKTASSAAGGGGKHIFKFKVLAPGAGSIKLENRQKWEKDTLETFSLKYKSE
- a CDS encoding C1 family peptidase, encoding MAKQNIKEIQEAIANAGHSWQASENQFFRMSDQEKDNFLGYTPGPNDEPLEVQERISAENYNAFKASLLAGNQEFTAPAQFDWRNNGGLNYVTPVKNQSSCGSCVAFGTIASVESRIKIQRGAAFNVDLSEAHLFHCIARSQGRNCSNGWWPENAMIGFRDIGVADEACYPYTPADQNCTNRCADWANRVTKISGYAKVNGISAIKEWIASKGPIEACFSVYADFYSYTSGVYKKTSNDLRGGHCVCIVGYSDALECWICKNSWGTGFGESGFFRIGYGQCGIEAQVYGANSVVGSYDINAKKVTGLWANNENRNAWAYISDIGWKKISNNNDIGFTNLVTDLATAKTVGSTVNLTIDETEMISVLYVF